In Neisseria dentiae, one DNA window encodes the following:
- the rpmH gene encoding 50S ribosomal protein L34, whose product MKRTYQPSVTKRKRTHGFLVRSKTRGGRAVLAARRAKGRKRLAV is encoded by the coding sequence ATGAAACGCACTTACCAACCCTCAGTAACCAAACGCAAACGCACCCACGGTTTCCTGGTCCGCTCCAAAACCCGCGGCGGCCGTGCCGTTTTGGCCGCACGCCGTGCCAAAGGCCGCAAACGTCTGGCCGTGTAA